From Gimesia panareensis, the proteins below share one genomic window:
- a CDS encoding DUF1553 domain-containing protein: MYIRAIAFLLTAVSACIVGSRSSSAADARVTFEKDIRPIFKAYCFHCHGEEKELSGSLDVRLRRLILKGGDSGEAIVPGKHAESLLYQYVESGDMPPDEKLRLKPEEVALIAKWIDQGARTEGPEPEGEVKPGDFLITGDERSHWAFRPIKKAALPELPQLKKESGKQAVNPVDAFIARKLKQNGLWFSEEADRLTLIRRAAFDLTGLPPAPEAVDTYLADQSPDAYEKMIDRLLASPHYGERWARHWLDVAGYADSEGYNDKDIIRPDAWHYRDYVIKALNADKPWDEFITEQLAGDELVKATHATAQKLVDQDPAVCEKLTATGFLRLAPDGTGSSPMDPAVARNQVITETVKIMSSSLLGMTVGCAECHHHRFDPIPQEDFYRLRAVIAPVYDTQKWRMPASRRAALMSAEDKAKAAKLSAQVKELDAEHNKVKAEVTQLIAERVLKEVPEADREQARTAYETAVKERSKEQAELLKQKYPMLDLLVPGRLHLFLARFKDGNELKKRYEDIKERADKLRAQIPQPEYIRVATEDTQHLPQTFVFYRGDFSSPEKDLIAPGGLTVIASKTENTFELNDPQLPTTGRRLAYARYLTSGKHPLVARVLMNRFWMHHFGQAIVDSTGDFGSRSSIPTHPELLDWLAADFMEQGWQLKRIHRLIMTSRTYKQTSAGYSEKAAAIDADNRLFWRMTMRRLEAESIRDAILAVSGELNREQFGAPVPVSLADSGIITVGAGKVSKDRRELKRSIYVQVRRTQPVTMLSAFDAPSMEPNCERRVFSTVATQSLALLNSEFMRQQSEAFAKRVLKAAGKDADDLQLIKTAWKLALSSEPSAAELKALQTNYAMQLNEYQAKKVKEPRQEALAAVCHVLFGTNQFLYVE, from the coding sequence TTGTATATCCGCGCCATCGCTTTCCTGCTGACGGCTGTTTCTGCCTGCATTGTCGGGAGTCGATCCAGCTCCGCTGCTGATGCACGAGTGACTTTTGAAAAAGACATCCGGCCGATCTTCAAGGCGTACTGCTTTCACTGTCATGGCGAAGAGAAAGAACTTTCCGGTTCACTGGATGTGCGGTTGCGCCGATTGATACTGAAAGGCGGCGATTCCGGAGAGGCAATTGTTCCCGGTAAACATGCTGAGAGCCTGCTCTATCAGTATGTCGAATCGGGAGACATGCCGCCCGATGAGAAGCTGCGTCTCAAACCGGAAGAGGTCGCGCTGATTGCGAAATGGATCGACCAGGGAGCCAGGACGGAGGGGCCGGAGCCGGAAGGCGAGGTCAAGCCGGGTGACTTCCTGATTACCGGCGATGAACGGTCGCACTGGGCGTTTCGTCCTATTAAAAAGGCTGCCCTGCCAGAACTGCCACAGTTGAAAAAAGAGAGCGGAAAGCAGGCGGTCAATCCGGTCGATGCCTTCATTGCACGGAAACTGAAGCAGAACGGTCTCTGGTTTTCTGAAGAAGCAGATCGCCTGACGCTGATCAGAAGGGCCGCCTTTGATCTGACCGGGCTCCCCCCTGCTCCGGAAGCAGTCGACACCTATCTGGCAGATCAGTCGCCGGACGCGTATGAGAAAATGATCGATCGCCTGCTGGCCTCTCCGCATTACGGGGAACGCTGGGCGCGGCACTGGCTGGATGTCGCCGGCTATGCCGATTCTGAAGGCTACAATGACAAAGATATTATCCGTCCCGATGCCTGGCATTACCGGGATTATGTGATCAAGGCGCTGAATGCAGACAAGCCCTGGGATGAGTTTATCACCGAGCAGTTGGCCGGCGATGAACTCGTGAAAGCCACGCATGCCACGGCACAAAAACTGGTGGATCAGGATCCGGCGGTCTGTGAAAAGCTGACGGCGACCGGTTTTCTGCGGCTGGCACCCGATGGGACCGGCTCGAGCCCGATGGATCCTGCGGTCGCACGCAACCAGGTGATTACCGAGACGGTGAAGATCATGTCCTCTTCGCTGCTGGGGATGACCGTTGGTTGTGCCGAGTGCCATCATCACCGCTTCGACCCGATTCCCCAGGAAGACTTTTATCGTCTGCGGGCCGTGATTGCCCCCGTATATGACACTCAAAAATGGCGGATGCCGGCCAGTCGACGTGCGGCCCTGATGTCCGCGGAAGACAAAGCCAAAGCTGCGAAACTGTCGGCCCAGGTCAAGGAACTGGACGCCGAACATAATAAAGTCAAAGCAGAAGTGACCCAGCTGATTGCTGAGCGGGTGCTGAAAGAAGTCCCCGAGGCAGATCGCGAACAGGCACGCACCGCTTATGAAACGGCAGTTAAAGAACGTTCAAAAGAACAGGCGGAGTTGCTCAAACAGAAATACCCGATGCTGGACCTGCTGGTGCCGGGACGTCTGCATCTGTTTCTGGCCCGCTTCAAAGACGGGAACGAACTGAAAAAACGGTACGAGGATATCAAGGAAAGAGCAGACAAACTGCGGGCGCAGATTCCCCAGCCGGAATACATTCGGGTGGCAACCGAAGACACACAGCATCTGCCGCAGACGTTTGTCTTCTATAGGGGGGATTTTTCCTCACCGGAGAAAGATCTGATCGCTCCCGGCGGTCTGACCGTCATTGCATCCAAGACCGAAAACACGTTTGAGTTGAATGATCCCCAACTGCCGACCACCGGACGCCGATTGGCGTATGCCCGGTACCTCACCAGTGGGAAACATCCCCTGGTGGCACGCGTGCTGATGAACCGGTTCTGGATGCATCACTTCGGACAGGCGATTGTCGATTCAACGGGTGACTTCGGATCCCGGTCTTCTATTCCGACACATCCCGAACTGCTGGACTGGCTGGCGGCTGACTTTATGGAACAGGGCTGGCAGCTCAAACGCATCCATCGCCTGATCATGACTTCACGAACTTACAAGCAGACCTCCGCAGGGTATTCCGAGAAAGCAGCGGCCATCGATGCCGACAACCGTCTGTTCTGGCGGATGACGATGCGGCGGCTGGAAGCGGAATCAATTCGCGATGCGATCCTGGCGGTCAGCGGCGAATTGAACCGGGAACAGTTTGGGGCACCGGTTCCGGTTTCCCTGGCAGACAGCGGGATTATCACGGTGGGTGCCGGTAAAGTATCCAAAGACCGCCGCGAACTGAAACGATCCATCTACGTTCAGGTCCGTCGGACCCAGCCGGTGACGATGTTGAGTGCCTTTGATGCTCCCAGTATGGAACCGAACTGTGAGCGGCGGGTGTTCTCCACAGTCGCGACGCAGTCACTGGCACTGCTTAACAGCGAGTTCATGCGGCAGCAGTCAGAGGCTTTTGCGAAACGCGTGTTGAAGGCAGCGGGCAAAGACGCTGATGATCTGCAGTTGATCAAGACGGCCTGGAAGCTGGCATTGAGCAGTGAGCCCTCTGCAGCGGAACTGAAGGCCTTGCAGACAAACTATGCCATGCAGTTAAACGAATATCAGGCGAAGAAAGTCAAAGAGCCCCGACAGGAAGCACTGGCGGCAGTCTGCCACGTGCTGTTTGGAACCAACCAGTTTCTGTATGTAGAGTAA